The proteins below are encoded in one region of Telopea speciosissima isolate NSW1024214 ecotype Mountain lineage chromosome 10, Tspe_v1, whole genome shotgun sequence:
- the LOC122642603 gene encoding carbon catabolite repressor protein 4 homolog 1-like has translation MLSVLRVHLPSDIPIVGCELTPYVLLRRPDNSITTDDVPESAPLDGFYLRYKWYRIQSDRKVAVCSIHPSEPATLQCLGCVKAKIAVAKSYHCSPRCFSDAWQHHRVLHDRAASAVNENGTEEEELFGRFNSSGSGAINASLSSSTSIGHTSSLNNGSAPLYPAVVTERSGGETWFEVGRSKTYTPTADDIGHVLKFECVAVDAESKLPIGHVNTILTSRVIPAPSPSPRRLIPVSGVDVIGHLDSNGRTASSETFTVLSYNILSDAYATSESYSYCPSWALSWPYRRQNLLREIVGYRADIICLQEVQSDHFEGFFTPELDKHGYQALYKKRTTEVYGGSAYAIDGCAIFFRRDRFTHVKKYEVEFNKAAQSLTDAVIPSTQKKAALNRLLKDNVALIAVLEAKFITDRRQLLCVANTHLNVHQDLKDVKLWQVHTLLKGLEKIASSAEIPMLVCGDFNSVPGSAPHALLAMGKVDPMHRDLEVDPLAIFHTDRKLTHKLPLVSAYSSFARLLGVGLGFEQQRRRMDPTTYEPLFTHCTRDFIGTLDYIFYTADSLTVESLLELLDEETVRKDTALPSPEWSSDHMALLAEFRCKPPRTRR, from the exons GTATCGCATACAAAGTGACAGAAAAGTTGCTGTGTGCAGTATACATCCCTCTGAACCAGCTACCTTGCAGTGCTTAGGTTGTGTTAAAGCTAAGATAGCTGTTGCCAAAAGTTACCACTGCTCACCTAGGTGTTTTTCAGATGCATGGCAACATCATCGTGTTCTACATGATCGTGCAGCAAGTGCTGTAAACGAAAATGGAACTGAAGAGGAAGAGTTATTTGGGCGCTTTAATAGCTCTGGATCTGGAGCAATAAATGCAAGCTTATCTAGTTCAACAAGCATAGGACATACTTCTAGCTTGAATAATGGTTCTGCACCTTTATATCCCGCAGTTGTTACAGAAAGAAGTGGTGGTGAAACCTGGTTTGAAGTTGGACGTTCCAAAACATACACTCCAACTGCTGATGATATTGGCCATGTTCTTAAGTTTGAATGTGTAGCTGTAGATGCAGAGTCTAAATTGCCTATTGGACATGTTAACACTATTTTGACCTCCCGTGTCATCCCAGCTCCCTCCCCTAGTCCTCGTCGTTTGATTCCAGTCAGTGGAGTTGATGTAATTGGGCATTTGGATTCAAATGGCCGTACTGCATCCTCAGAAACCTTCACTGTACTCTCATATAACATTCTTTCTGATGCATATGCCACAAGTGAATCATACAGTTACTGCCCTTCTTGGGCCCTTTCCTGGCCTTATCGCAGACAGAATTTGTTACGAGAAATTGTTGGCTACCGTGCAGACATCATTTGTCTTCAAGAG GTTCAAAGTGATcattttgaaggatttttcactCCTGAGCTGGACAAACACGGTTATCAAGCTCTTTACAAGAAAAGAACAACAGAG GTTTATGGTGGAAGTGCTTATGCAATTGATGGTTGTGCAATATTTTTCCGCAGAGACAGATTTACGCATGtcaaaaaatatgag GTTGAATTTAATAAGGCTGCACAATCTTTGACTGATGCTGTAATACCAAGTACTCAGAAGAAAGCTGCTTTAAATAGATTGCTTAAG gaTAATGTCGCACTAATAGCAGTTCTGGAGGCAAAGTTTATCACTGACAGGCGTCAGCTTCTTTGCGTG GCAAATACACATCTAAATGTTCACCAAGATCTCAAGGATGTTAAGCTCTGGCAG GTCCATACTCTCTTAAAAGGATTGGAGAAGATAGCAAGCAGTGCTGAGATTCCGATGTTGGTTTGTGGAGATTTTAATTCAGTTCCTGGAAG TGCTCCTCATGCACTTCTTGCAATGGGAAAAGTTGATCCAATGCATCGAGATTTAGAAGTAGATCCCCTTGCAATTTTTCACACTGACAGGAAGTTAACCCACAAGCTACCTCTG GTTAGTGCTTACTCATCGTTTGCAAGACTACTGGGTGTTGGTCTTGGTTTTGAGCAACAAAGAAGGAGAATGGACCCCACAACATATGAACCTTTATTTACACATTGCACTAGAGATTTTATAGGAACTCTTGATTACATATTTTACACAG CGGACTCTTTAACTGTAGAATCCTTATTGGAGCTATTGGATGAGGAAACTGTACGGAAAGACACAGCACTTCCTTCTCCAGAGTGGTCTTCTGATCATATGGCACTTTTAGCTGAATTCCGCTGTAAACCACCTAGAACAAGACGTTAA
- the LOC122642609 gene encoding non-specific lipid transfer protein GPI-anchored 14-like isoform X1: MVMGSNYATVGLSYLLLLMMAICVESDTAKDREECANQLLGLATCLPYVGGTAKSPTLDCCTGLKQVLDKSKKCLCVLVRDRNDPSLGVKINATLAMSLPDTCHASANVSMCPELLQLPPNSPDAKVFDQFANRNKGSSTVASETGNPSSSNSASAQEKSDGGRGERRMLVEMVSGVWLCLGLALFFIIDVWK, translated from the exons ATGGTGATGGGCTCAAACTATGCAACTGTAGGACTCTCATATCTGTTATTGTTGATGATGGCAATTTGTGTTGAGTCAGACACGGCCAAAGACAGAGAAGAGTGTGCAAATCAATTGCTGGGTTTGGCTACTTGTCTACCTTATGTGGGTGGAACAGCAAAGTCACCCACTCTAGACTGTTGCACTGGTCTGAAGCAAGTCCTAGATAAGAGCAAGAAGTGTCTCTGTGTCCTTGTTAGAGACCGGAACGATCCATCACTTGGTGTCAAGATCAATGCCACCCTTGCTATGAGCCTCCCTGATACTTGCCATGCCTCAGCTAATGTTTCCATGTGCCCTG AACTTCTGCAGTTGCCTCCAAACTCTCCAGATGCTAAAGTTTTTGATCAGTTTGCAAACAGAAATAAAGGGAGTAGCACAGTTGCCAGTG AGACAGGGAATCCCAGCAGTTCCAACAGTGCCTCTGCACAAGAAAAGAGTGATGgtgggaggggagagaggagaaTGTTAGTGGAGATGGTCAGTGGAGTTTGGTTGTGTTTGGGTTTGGCATTGTTCTTTATTATTGATGTTTGGAAATAG
- the LOC122642609 gene encoding non-specific lipid transfer protein GPI-anchored 14-like isoform X2, with the protein MVMGSNYATVGLSYLLLLMMAICVESDTAKDREECANQLLGLATCLPYVGGTAKSPTLDCCTGLKQVLDKSKKCLCVLVRDRNDPSLGVKINATLAMSLPDTCHASANVSMCPELLQLPPNSPDAKVFDQFANRNKGSSTVASGNPSSSNSASAQEKSDGGRGERRMLVEMVSGVWLCLGLALFFIIDVWK; encoded by the exons ATGGTGATGGGCTCAAACTATGCAACTGTAGGACTCTCATATCTGTTATTGTTGATGATGGCAATTTGTGTTGAGTCAGACACGGCCAAAGACAGAGAAGAGTGTGCAAATCAATTGCTGGGTTTGGCTACTTGTCTACCTTATGTGGGTGGAACAGCAAAGTCACCCACTCTAGACTGTTGCACTGGTCTGAAGCAAGTCCTAGATAAGAGCAAGAAGTGTCTCTGTGTCCTTGTTAGAGACCGGAACGATCCATCACTTGGTGTCAAGATCAATGCCACCCTTGCTATGAGCCTCCCTGATACTTGCCATGCCTCAGCTAATGTTTCCATGTGCCCTG AACTTCTGCAGTTGCCTCCAAACTCTCCAGATGCTAAAGTTTTTGATCAGTTTGCAAACAGAAATAAAGGGAGTAGCACAGTTGCCAGTG GGAATCCCAGCAGTTCCAACAGTGCCTCTGCACAAGAAAAGAGTGATGgtgggaggggagagaggagaaTGTTAGTGGAGATGGTCAGTGGAGTTTGGTTGTGTTTGGGTTTGGCATTGTTCTTTATTATTGATGTTTGGAAATAG
- the LOC122642606 gene encoding ubiquitin fusion degradation protein 1 homolog, whose amino-acid sequence MEYGEEYDDYYHGSSFQQLYHCYPVSFMNKEHLEKGDKIIMPPSALTRLASMHIDYPMLFELSNLDTKRVSHCGVLEFIAEEGVIFLPYWMMENLLLQEGDIVQVKNTSLLKGKYVKLQPHTKDFLDISNPKAILETTLRNFTCLTTGDTIMMPYNDKKFYIDIIETKPTSAISIIETDCEVDFAPPLDYKEPEKPAASHLPSQEEPAKEDAKFSPFTGAARRLDGKPLPESLVSVSSSVLKEHRPEFANGTNGSSSSSNPSRRHSGKLLFGSNVRQASNEMPKVIPNNTKQEPEKKEEQKFQAFTGKKYSLRD is encoded by the exons ATGGAG TACGGCGAGGAGTATGATGATTATTATCATGGTTCATCGTTTCAACAGTTGTACCATTGCTACCCTGTATCTTttatgaacaag GAACATCTAGAAAAGGGTGATAAAA TTATAATGCCACCTTCAGCTCTTACGCGTCTGG CCTCTATGCATATTGATTACCCAATGCTATTTGAACTCAGTAATCTTGATACCAAACGAGTTTCACATTGTGGTGTCCTAGAGTTTATTGCTGAGGAGGGTGTCATCTTCTTGCCATACTGG ATGATGGAGAACTTGCTACTACAAGAGGGTGACATTGTGCAAGTAAAAAACACCTCTCTTTTGAAGGGAAAATATGTGAAGCTACAGCCTCACACGAAGGACTTTTTGGATATTTCTAACCCAAAAGCAAT CTTGGAGACAACATTAAGGAACTTCACTTGTTTGACCACCGGTGACACTATCATGATGCCCTATAACGATAAGAAATTTTACATAGATATTATAGAAACTAAGCCCACCTCAGCGATAAGTATTATTGAGACAGATTGTGAGGTTGACTTTGCTCCTCCTCTTGATTATAAGGAGCCTGAAAAACCTGCAGCATCCCATCTTCCAA GTCAAGAGGAGCCAGCAAAGGAAGATGCCAAATTCAGCCCATTCACCGGGGCAGCTAGACGTTTAGATGGGAAGCCATTGCCCGAATCACTTGTATCAGTTTCCTCGTCTGTTCTAAAGGAACACCGACCAGAGTTTGCTAATGGAACAAATGGCTCCAGCTCATCAAGCAATCCATCACGTCGTCACTCGGGAAAACTTCTTTTTGGTTCAAATGTGAGGCAGGCTTCCAATGAAATGCCAAAG GTCATCCCAAATAATACCAAGCAGGAGCctgagaagaaggaagaacagAAGTTCCAAGCATTCACTGGGAAGAAATATTCATTGAGAGACTGA